The DNA region CAACAGCGCCGAGCAGATCGATGCCCATCTGGGCCTTCGCGCCTCGCTGGGAGCGCTGCGCGGCGCAAGCGTCATGTGCGAGGCGACCTCGCACCTCATTCACGAACACGAAGCCGTGCCCGAGCTCTTCGACCAGCTCTGCGCGGCCCTTGCCGGACTCGGCCGGGAGACTCCGCCCGAGCGGATTTGCCTGGTGGAGCTGTGGTACCTGCTCAAGCTGCTGGAGACCGCCGGCATTGCGCCGCTGCTCGAGCACTGCGTGCGCTGCGGTCGCACGCCGGACAAGTTCGCGCAGGCGCGCCTGAGTCGTGACGAGGGAGGCATCATCTGCGAACACTGCATCCCCGCCGGGGCCGAACACGGACTGCCCGCCGCCGGGGTGCGCGTCTATGGCCAGATCGCCTGTTGCCGGAGCCTGGAAGAGCTGAACGCGGTGCGCATCACCCCGGAGGGCTGCGCCCAATTGCTGGAACTGACGCGGGAATTCGTGATGAGCCGCATCGGTAGACCCCTGAAGAGCCTGGAAGGCTTCGGAAACCGCATTTGACGGGCTCTTGATGGATTGAAAAAGCCCGGGGAATTGCCTAGGTTTTGTCCGGCAGTAGGGGACTTTCAGCAAATTTACGGATCGGGCGGGCCAGAGGCCGGTATTTAGAGGGGAAGCCTTCTTCAGGTTGCCGGGCAGGCTGCGTATTCAATGTCGCAACAACAGTTCACACTGCTATCCAAGGGCACGGGCCAGGCGAAGTTCAATCTGCTGGCCTATGTCGGCGCTCCCGGCGCCGAGCCCGAGTATTGCCTCATTTTTGTCGTCACCAACGGCGGCGAAAAGATCGTCATCGAAGACGCCAAGCAGGCGCGTTGCGAAGACGTCAAGAACTACCTCATCGACATTTTCAAGCAGGACACCGCTACCACGACGCTCAGTTGTGACATGGAAGAGGGCGACCTCACGCGCGAGCGACTGGCGCGCATCTTTGCCTCGCTCGGCCGTCACACGCTGGGTCTGCCCCAGGGCACGCCGCTGGCCGGCATGGAGCGGGTCAAGAAATACCTGGTTGGTCACGAGGGCGATACCGCCTGGGGCGAGATCCTCGACAAAGTCGATCCCAACAAGAGCGTGCATCCCGAACTGGCTTCGGGAGAGCAGGCCGAACAGGCGAGCATGAGCGAACTGACCGGTCAGGCTCCTGCAGCGCAAGCGGCGCCGCCTCCACCTCCGCCCGCACCCGCAGCACAGGCCGCGCCGCCGCCACCGCCGCCGCCGCCGGCACCGGCACCGGCACCGGTCGAGGACGAGGATGAGAGCTTCGAGTCCCTGCTGGGCGGAGAAGAGGAAGAAGAAGCGCTCGCTGAACCACCGCTTCAG from Chrysiogenia bacterium includes:
- the recO gene encoding DNA repair protein RecO encodes the protein MSTRAQSRALVLRRTDCGEADRILTLLTREDGLIRAIARNARASRRRFGGAIELFSLARLDLGRKRAGSEGLETLNSAEQIDAHLGLRASLGALRGASVMCEATSHLIHEHEAVPELFDQLCAALAGLGRETPPERICLVELWYLLKLLETAGIAPLLEHCVRCGRTPDKFAQARLSRDEGGIICEHCIPAGAEHGLPAAGVRVYGQIACCRSLEELNAVRITPEGCAQLLELTREFVMSRIGRPLKSLEGFGNRI